The Dehalogenimonas lykanthroporepellens BL-DC-9 genome includes a window with the following:
- a CDS encoding transposase IS4 family protein (PFAM: transposase IS4 family protein~KEGG: avi:Avi_2713 hypothetical protein), whose product MAYREGDRRQMAMLPPVIEDYVGPKDPVRAYDAIVEAMDCDQMGLTIDRSLVGNPAYDPKSMLKLLVYGYSYGWHSSRKLERACHHNLSFIWLMGGLKPDHKTIANFRRGNQQVLRKVLEQTARICLKMNLIEGNCLFTDSTKMKGAAATSRTLTRKAWEQKLAETDKAIEELLARCEQIDRNESGNLVEMKEELEDRQKLQSKIKGLVKQLDKEKLSRINSTDPECLNVKGRQGTYAGYSAHITVDEQHGLIVNADVVAEANDSNQFSQQIEQAMITLGKPCRTAVADAGYSNMDNLKRTTEKQIDVIVPTQRQALHSPQDSPFDKSKFRYDEQADCYECPEGKKLKYSHYSRQKSNYLYRMEKPALCLKCRYWGTCTISKRGRTVIRLKEEKLREALEARYASAEGQEIYQKRKARVESPFGHIKRNLNCGNFLLKGLAGVKAEWGLLAGSFNIARMITLSGGVPGLLRRLEQAETG is encoded by the coding sequence ATGGCTTACAGAGAAGGCGACCGCCGACAGATGGCGATGCTACCACCGGTTATTGAAGACTATGTTGGGCCCAAGGATCCGGTCAGAGCTTATGATGCCATAGTGGAAGCTATGGACTGCGATCAAATGGGATTGACCATCGACCGTTCCCTGGTCGGCAATCCGGCTTATGACCCCAAATCCATGCTTAAACTGCTGGTTTATGGCTATTCCTATGGCTGGCATAGCTCCCGAAAGCTGGAGAGAGCCTGTCATCATAACCTATCATTCATCTGGCTTATGGGAGGACTCAAACCCGACCATAAGACCATAGCCAATTTCAGGCGGGGTAACCAGCAGGTATTGAGGAAAGTTCTTGAACAGACTGCTCGCATTTGTCTCAAGATGAATCTGATAGAAGGCAACTGTCTCTTCACCGATAGCACCAAGATGAAAGGAGCGGCGGCCACCAGCCGGACATTGACCAGGAAGGCATGGGAACAGAAGCTGGCCGAAACGGACAAAGCTATCGAAGAACTGCTTGCCAGGTGTGAGCAGATAGACCGGAATGAATCCGGCAATCTGGTAGAAATGAAAGAAGAACTGGAAGACCGTCAAAAACTACAAAGCAAGATCAAGGGGCTGGTAAAGCAGTTAGACAAAGAGAAGTTATCCCGGATAAACAGCACCGACCCGGAGTGTCTAAACGTCAAAGGGCGTCAGGGTACTTATGCCGGTTATAGTGCGCATATAACCGTAGATGAGCAACACGGACTTATAGTTAATGCCGATGTAGTAGCCGAGGCCAATGACAGCAATCAATTCTCGCAACAAATCGAACAGGCGATGATAACACTGGGTAAGCCCTGCCGAACAGCGGTGGCCGACGCTGGATATTCGAATATGGACAATCTGAAACGGACAACTGAAAAACAAATTGACGTTATCGTACCGACGCAAAGGCAAGCCCTTCACAGCCCTCAGGACTCACCCTTTGACAAGAGCAAGTTTCGCTATGATGAACAAGCTGACTGTTATGAATGTCCTGAAGGTAAGAAGCTGAAATATTCCCACTATTCAAGACAGAAGAGTAATTACCTGTACCGGATGGAGAAGCCGGCATTATGCCTGAAGTGCCGATACTGGGGAACATGCACCATTTCCAAGCGCGGCAGAACTGTCATCCGGTTAAAGGAAGAGAAACTGAGAGAAGCATTGGAAGCGCGGTATGCATCAGCAGAGGGTCAGGAAATCTACCAGAAACGTAAAGCCCGGGTAGAATCACCCTTCGGACATATCAAGCGAAATCTCAATTGCGGGAATTTCCTCCTTAAAGGACTGGCTGGAGTGAAGGCCGAATGGGGATTATTGGCTGGTAGCTTCAACATAGCCCGGATGATTACGCTAAGTGGCGGGGTGCCTGGCCTGCTCCGGCGCCTGGAACAGGCAGAAACAGGATAG
- a CDS encoding general secretion (KEGG: dev:DhcVS_1142 general secretion): MVTNRMKFLENLKMKKLRKGQKGFTLIELLVVIAILGVIAAVAVPNILGFMDEGDQAAIDAEQHNVQVAVTAYMYEDGTLPATGQTGTISFNADYPTEGTPTVGDYLVGGNESLQYVWTINEDGSVEQDTSG; encoded by the coding sequence GTGGTGACAAACAGAATGAAGTTCCTAGAAAATCTAAAAATGAAAAAACTCCGCAAGGGCCAGAAAGGCTTCACCCTTATCGAGCTTTTGGTGGTCATTGCCATCCTGGGCGTCATCGCCGCCGTGGCTGTGCCGAATATCCTGGGTTTTATGGACGAGGGAGACCAGGCTGCAATTGATGCTGAACAACATAATGTCCAGGTTGCGGTTACTGCTTATATGTATGAGGATGGTACGCTGCCGGCAACTGGGCAAACTGGTACGATTAGTTTCAATGCTGATTATCCAACTGAAGGAACGCCAACAGTCGGTGATTACTTGGTGGGGGGTAATGAAAGTCTCCAGTATGTATGGACGATTAACGAAGACGGATCAGTGGAACAAGACACAAGCGGATAA
- a CDS encoding hypothetical protein (KEGG: hpy:HP0781 hypothetical protein) gives MGNRIMKPDMASLEKNIRHFKVEYNKRLDILTLQSDEQVPAVSYDCNGLFWLRVVPDTGEIIGVEIEDFERVFLKKFQEFHKSQRNRPESYVAPISREVEACFA, from the coding sequence ATGGGGAACAGAATTATGAAGCCTGATATGGCATCTTTGGAAAAGAATATCAGACATTTCAAAGTTGAATACAACAAACGGCTGGATATTTTGACATTGCAGTCCGATGAGCAGGTACCCGCTGTATCGTATGACTGCAACGGCTTGTTTTGGTTAAGAGTGGTTCCTGATACCGGTGAGATTATCGGCGTAGAGATTGAAGATTTCGAGCGGGTATTTCTGAAGAAATTTCAGGAGTTCCATAAATCGCAAAGGAATCGCCCGGAATCCTACGTTGCTCCCATTTCGCGGGAGGTTGAAGCCTGCTTTGCCTGA
- a CDS encoding hypothetical protein (KEGG: pfs:PFLU0568 putative bacterioferritin), giving the protein MGKTVQPDYSDVIALLNRTLALEYSIIIHLPRISNAFRDPVIREKVIYLSTASVKHADAVSATIEKLGGKAEWNFESFPDDSDLVSMFTIQLAKEQEAHRMHTEAVRLLPEGLKNRFREIAKEEEWHVRVAEEILEYLKGQNTKQ; this is encoded by the coding sequence ATGGGCAAAACGGTACAACCTGATTACAGCGATGTAATAGCGTTGCTGAACCGCACCCTGGCGCTGGAGTATTCCATCATAATCCACCTGCCGCGCATCTCCAACGCCTTCAGAGACCCGGTGATAAGGGAAAAGGTTATCTACCTGTCCACCGCCTCGGTAAAACACGCCGATGCTGTTTCGGCAACAATCGAGAAACTCGGCGGCAAGGCGGAATGGAACTTTGAGAGCTTCCCCGATGACAGCGACCTGGTGAGCATGTTCACCATTCAACTGGCGAAAGAACAGGAAGCTCATCGAATGCATACCGAAGCCGTTCGTCTGCTTCCGGAAGGACTGAAAAACAGATTCCGCGAAATCGCCAAAGAAGAAGAATGGCACGTCAGGGTGGCGGAGGAGATACTGGAGTATCTGAAGGGGCAAAACACTAAACAGTAA
- a CDS encoding transcriptional regulator, XRE family (KEGG: adg:Adeg_1361 transcriptional regulator, XRE family~PFAM: helix-turn-helix domain protein~SMART: helix-turn-helix domain protein) produces the protein MDKKLNSDYKQFEEELLSRPEVKREYDALAPKYQLIQEIIRRRNELKISQRELARRIGTRQPAISRLEAGDYNARIETLLKVTEALDLDFSLMPRKKNSNQAISI, from the coding sequence ATGGATAAAAAACTGAACTCCGACTATAAACAGTTCGAAGAAGAGCTTCTCAGCCGCCCCGAAGTTAAGAGGGAATATGACGCCCTGGCCCCAAAATACCAGCTGATCCAGGAAATCATACGGCGACGCAACGAACTAAAAATCAGCCAGAGAGAACTGGCCCGCAGAATCGGTACCCGCCAGCCGGCTATTTCACGTCTTGAGGCCGGTGATTATAACGCCCGTATCGAAACCCTGTTGAAAGTAACCGAGGCTTTGGACCTGGATTTTTCCCTGATGCCCAGAAAAAAGAATTCCAACCAAGCGATAAGCATCTGA
- a CDS encoding protein of unknown function DUF891 (PFAM: protein of unknown function DUF891~KEGG: amt:Amet_3369 hypothetical protein) has product MEWTPIFYTDRNGKSPVKDFILAQTDKTIAEILHTLKLLRIFHINLEMPFSKKITPELRELRIKHGTDYYRILYCAVPEQQFLLLHGILKKTDKLDKGDIVIAEKRLTDYQNRLADID; this is encoded by the coding sequence ATGGAATGGACACCGATTTTCTACACTGACCGTAACGGCAAGTCTCCGGTAAAAGACTTCATCCTGGCTCAAACCGATAAAACCATTGCTGAGATACTTCATACTCTCAAGCTCCTTCGGATTTTCCATATCAATCTGGAGATGCCTTTTTCTAAGAAAATCACCCCGGAATTGAGAGAATTGCGGATCAAACACGGAACCGACTATTATAGAATCCTATACTGTGCCGTTCCCGAACAACAATTCCTCCTGCTCCATGGCATATTGAAAAAGACCGACAAGCTGGATAAGGGGGATATCGTGATTGCGGAAAAACGACTGACCGACTATCAAAATCGATTGGCCGATATTGACTGA
- a CDS encoding hypothetical protein (KEGG: det:DET0353 hypothetical protein), with protein MREETSDETAYEILRDVPPEYLTYTDEGCELAPACLECPLPQCVHDAPEMTRYYANRDRNREIARQRLAGVPVAELAAKYGVSRRTVYRVTAEYTAEDERHDD; from the coding sequence ATGAGAGAAGAGACGAGCGATGAAACGGCGTATGAGATTCTCAGAGATGTTCCCCCGGAGTATCTGACCTATACCGATGAAGGCTGTGAGCTGGCGCCGGCCTGCCTGGAATGCCCTCTGCCGCAATGCGTTCATGACGCGCCGGAGATGACGCGTTACTACGCCAACCGGGATCGCAACCGGGAAATAGCCCGTCAGCGGCTGGCCGGGGTGCCGGTTGCGGAACTGGCGGCAAAGTACGGCGTGAGCCGACGCACCGTGTACCGGGTCACCGCCGAATACACCGCCGAGGATGAAAGACATGATGACTGA
- a CDS encoding phage portal protein, SPP1 (KEGG: deb:DehaBAV1_0332 phage portal protein, SPP1) has product MMTDTCLTDDARRRRYRELLDFYRGRRPGRETGQRRLSFNYAAAAVDKITAYLMNGLSVRVAGEGENVASARRVLNRWADFNCLDRLDYETETDTAVLGDGAYRLGWDESAGEVRVTAPDMAGLEVTFGADGVTPREVRHAYRLPGGAAEGAWGLPVAGGEAEVTEHWTADSYRVECGSAVVAGGDNPWRFIPYLVFPNLPRPKSSWGMSDLENLTGPQLELERALSQLSRILELSGNPIAVLENVEESSDIAVAPGAVWHLPEEARAYLLDLLQGGGGQLHLDYIDLLFRVLHDLAEVPRAAFGGVGRDISGVALELELQPLLHRVWRKRLVRTGVYRRRAEMALALYGRYLGRDFNGVDVQVDWAPVLPRDLGAAVSAEKTAVSAGLRSRRRAMAALGAEDPETEFAEWLEEEAMMRGGKF; this is encoded by the coding sequence ATGATGACTGATACCTGCCTGACCGATGACGCCCGCCGTCGCCGTTACCGCGAACTGCTGGACTTCTACCGGGGCCGCCGGCCGGGCCGGGAGACCGGTCAGCGCCGCCTGAGCTTCAACTACGCCGCCGCCGCCGTGGACAAGATAACCGCTTACCTGATGAACGGCCTGTCGGTGCGGGTAGCCGGGGAGGGGGAGAATGTCGCCTCAGCGCGCCGGGTGCTGAACCGCTGGGCGGACTTCAACTGCCTGGACCGGCTGGATTACGAAACCGAAACCGATACCGCCGTCCTGGGCGACGGGGCTTACCGGCTGGGCTGGGACGAATCAGCCGGTGAGGTGCGGGTGACGGCGCCGGACATGGCCGGGCTGGAGGTGACCTTCGGTGCCGACGGGGTGACGCCCCGGGAAGTGCGCCACGCCTACCGTCTGCCGGGTGGGGCCGCCGAAGGCGCCTGGGGTCTGCCGGTTGCCGGGGGTGAGGCGGAGGTGACCGAACACTGGACGGCTGACAGCTATCGGGTGGAGTGTGGTAGCGCGGTGGTGGCCGGCGGGGATAACCCGTGGCGTTTCATCCCGTACCTGGTCTTTCCCAATTTGCCGCGGCCGAAATCGTCCTGGGGTATGTCCGACCTGGAAAATCTGACCGGCCCGCAGTTGGAGCTGGAGCGCGCCCTTTCCCAGCTTTCCCGCATCCTGGAACTTTCCGGCAACCCCATCGCCGTGCTGGAGAACGTGGAAGAGTCCTCCGATATCGCCGTGGCCCCCGGCGCGGTGTGGCACCTGCCGGAAGAAGCCCGGGCTTACCTGCTGGATCTGCTTCAGGGCGGCGGCGGTCAGCTTCATTTGGACTACATCGACCTGCTGTTCCGGGTACTGCATGACCTGGCCGAGGTGCCGCGGGCGGCTTTCGGCGGGGTGGGGCGGGACATCTCCGGGGTGGCGCTGGAGCTGGAGCTTCAACCGCTCCTGCACCGGGTGTGGCGCAAACGGCTGGTGCGCACCGGGGTGTACCGTCGCCGGGCGGAAATGGCCCTGGCGCTTTACGGGCGTTACCTGGGCCGGGATTTCAACGGCGTTGATGTGCAGGTGGACTGGGCGCCGGTACTGCCGCGTGACCTGGGCGCGGCGGTGAGCGCCGAAAAGACGGCGGTGTCCGCCGGCCTCCGCTCCCGCCGCCGCGCCATGGCGGCGCTGGGCGCCGAAGACCCGGAAACGGAGTTCGCCGAATGGCTGGAGGAGGAGGCGATGATGAGGGGTGGGAAATTCTAA
- a CDS encoding conserved hypothetical protein (KEGG: dev:DhcVS_294 hypothetical protein) produces MEQTQTEEGFVSFDSHPENETPETPDIEAVSLTLAERDAAIDRLTTERDQALEAYRAAAVALNPELPAELITGSNIAEVDSAVTRARALVDRVKAGLKPATPPSPVAVPRAAATGPLSPADKIRRGLEL; encoded by the coding sequence ATGGAACAAACCCAAACGGAAGAAGGATTCGTTTCCTTCGATTCCCATCCGGAAAACGAAACCCCGGAAACACCCGACATCGAGGCCGTGTCCCTGACCCTGGCCGAACGTGATGCCGCCATCGACCGGCTGACGACGGAGCGCGACCAGGCGCTGGAGGCCTACCGCGCCGCCGCCGTTGCCCTTAACCCGGAACTGCCGGCAGAGCTTATCACCGGTAGCAATATCGCCGAGGTGGATTCAGCCGTGACCCGGGCCCGGGCGCTGGTGGACCGGGTCAAAGCCGGGCTGAAACCGGCGACACCGCCCTCGCCGGTAGCCGTCCCCCGCGCCGCGGCCACCGGCCCCCTGTCCCCGGCGGACAAGATACGGCGGGGGCTTGAGCTATGA
- a CDS encoding transposase mutator type (KEGG: sth:STH2289 transposase~manually curated~PFAM: transposase mutator type) gives MAKDRMTLLELLRKSGSDGDLDFLREGVKMLAEAVMELEVKQKTGAEKHERSDGRLTYRNGYRGRIWDTRAGTIPLAIPRLRDGSYFPSLLEPRRRAEHALLAVIQEAYVLGVSTRKVESLVQSLGLNGVSKSEVSRICGALDDEVERWRHRPLLWRYPYLWLDATYVKVRDSGRVVSQAVIIAYGVRETGEREIIGLEVGPSEDGVFWKEFLRGLVSRGLSGVMLVISDAHLGLKEAVSTVLTGVSWQRCRVHFMRNALARVPRGAQAMVSAAIRTIFAQPDRDSACSQLRRVADNLRLRFGPVADQLEEAEPDILAYTAFPREHWRQLYSTNPLERLNKEIKRRSNVVGIFPNSKSVIRLIGAVLMEQQDEWEVGRRYFSLDSMKKTLEGAQEEPLIMALQA, from the coding sequence ATGGCCAAAGACAGGATGACACTTTTGGAACTGCTACGCAAGTCAGGAAGCGACGGTGATCTTGATTTTCTGAGAGAAGGGGTGAAGATGTTGGCTGAAGCGGTCATGGAGCTTGAGGTTAAGCAGAAGACCGGAGCTGAGAAACATGAGCGCAGTGACGGTCGTTTAACCTACCGTAACGGCTACCGGGGGCGTATCTGGGACACCCGGGCCGGCACGATACCTCTGGCGATTCCCCGGTTGCGGGACGGCAGTTATTTTCCCAGCTTACTCGAGCCCCGGCGCCGGGCGGAACATGCCTTGCTGGCGGTAATCCAGGAAGCCTATGTATTGGGCGTCAGCACCCGCAAGGTGGAATCTCTGGTTCAGTCACTGGGGCTTAACGGGGTCAGTAAGAGCGAAGTATCGCGAATATGCGGGGCTCTGGACGATGAAGTGGAGCGATGGCGCCACCGGCCGTTATTATGGCGTTATCCCTATCTGTGGCTGGACGCAACCTACGTCAAGGTCAGGGATTCAGGGCGGGTGGTCAGTCAGGCGGTAATTATCGCCTACGGCGTCCGGGAAACCGGGGAACGCGAGATCATCGGGCTTGAGGTCGGCCCCAGTGAAGACGGTGTATTCTGGAAAGAGTTTCTGCGGGGGCTGGTTAGCCGTGGTTTGAGCGGGGTGATGCTGGTAATCAGTGATGCTCATCTGGGGCTGAAGGAAGCCGTCAGCACGGTACTCACCGGGGTATCGTGGCAACGCTGCCGGGTGCACTTCATGCGCAATGCGCTGGCCAGAGTGCCGCGGGGCGCCCAGGCTATGGTATCTGCCGCTATCCGGACCATTTTCGCTCAACCTGACCGCGATAGCGCTTGCAGCCAACTCCGCCGGGTAGCCGATAACCTCAGACTCCGATTCGGTCCTGTGGCCGACCAATTGGAAGAGGCAGAACCGGATATCCTGGCCTATACCGCCTTCCCGCGGGAACACTGGCGGCAACTGTACTCTACTAATCCCCTGGAGAGACTGAATAAGGAAATCAAGCGCCGCAGTAATGTGGTCGGCATCTTTCCCAACAGCAAATCGGTGATCAGGCTGATTGGGGCGGTACTGATGGAACAGCAGGACGAGTGGGAGGTCGGACGACGCTACTTTTCTTTGGATTCGATGAAGAAAACGCTGGAAGGGGCGCAGGAGGAACCCCTTATCATGGCTTTACAAGCATAA
- a CDS encoding conserved hypothetical protein (KEGG: dev:DhcVS_295 hypothetical protein) encodes MSLTLAEASKLSNDLLLEGVVETMIKDSPVLRRLPFIEITGNGLTYNQEKTLPDIAFYDVGEDWAESTPTFEQKTAHLKIMGGDADLDNFLKTTRSNFQDLQAAIIQQKAKALKDKFEEVFIYGDATANAREFDGLRALLGTETGGEQVISAGSAGDSLTLDMLDELIDLVRGGKPDMLLMSRRSRRKLSALVRASGGMLETDRDAWGNFVLCWNGVPIGVNDWIKDTHVVAGGVEAAVTGGGCSTIYAVQFGEGALAGLSSPGLIQVKHLGSLENKDAARTRIKWYCSLALFSAIKAAALIGVTD; translated from the coding sequence ATGTCCCTCACACTAGCCGAAGCATCCAAACTGTCCAACGACCTCCTCCTGGAGGGGGTGGTGGAAACCATGATCAAGGACTCGCCGGTACTGCGGCGTCTGCCGTTTATCGAAATCACCGGTAACGGGCTGACCTATAACCAGGAAAAGACCCTGCCGGACATCGCCTTCTACGATGTCGGCGAGGACTGGGCGGAAAGCACGCCCACCTTCGAGCAGAAAACGGCGCACCTGAAAATCATGGGCGGCGACGCCGACCTGGATAACTTCCTGAAGACCACCCGCTCCAATTTTCAGGACCTCCAGGCGGCCATCATCCAGCAGAAGGCCAAGGCGCTCAAGGATAAGTTCGAAGAGGTCTTCATCTACGGCGACGCTACCGCCAATGCCCGGGAATTCGACGGCCTGCGGGCGCTGTTGGGTACCGAAACCGGGGGTGAGCAGGTCATTTCCGCCGGGTCGGCCGGCGACAGCCTGACGCTGGATATGCTGGACGAACTCATCGACCTGGTCCGCGGCGGCAAGCCGGATATGCTCCTGATGAGCCGTCGCTCCCGCCGCAAGCTGTCGGCGCTGGTGCGGGCGTCCGGCGGTATGCTGGAAACAGACCGTGACGCCTGGGGCAACTTCGTCCTGTGCTGGAACGGCGTGCCTATCGGCGTCAATGACTGGATAAAGGACACGCACGTCGTTGCCGGCGGCGTCGAGGCGGCCGTTACCGGCGGCGGTTGCTCCACCATCTACGCCGTCCAGTTCGGCGAGGGCGCCCTGGCCGGCCTGTCCAGCCCCGGCCTGATTCAGGTGAAGCACCTGGGTTCGTTGGAGAACAAGGACGCCGCCCGCACTCGCATCAAGTGGTACTGCTCACTGGCGCTCTTTTCCGCCATCAAAGCCGCGGCGCTCATCGGGGTGACGGATTAG
- a CDS encoding conserved hypothetical protein (KEGG: dev:DhcVS_296 hypothetical protein) produces MNLTQLRSLLRLDLGDATPADQRWEDDTLNRHLRRATAEYSLAVPRQLTLSVDTVPGSREIDITSISSRVGISAVEYPAGQEPRAFRRFAGRADTLFIEDGPVPDGGTALVHYGVAHLLDDAGTTVPEKHHEILLAGASAYSAIEWAVHAVNRVNTGADVAGGYFRWGSARLAYFQSALKTLRCGRKVRVGYAYNPEGMVSSFAPYLS; encoded by the coding sequence ATGAACCTGACACAACTTCGTTCCCTCCTCCGCCTCGACCTGGGCGACGCTACCCCGGCCGACCAGCGCTGGGAGGATGACACCCTGAACCGTCACCTCCGGCGGGCGACAGCGGAATACTCCCTGGCCGTGCCCCGGCAACTGACCCTCTCCGTCGATACCGTGCCCGGCAGTCGGGAGATTGACATAACTTCCATTTCGAGCCGGGTCGGTATCTCAGCGGTGGAATACCCGGCGGGGCAGGAACCCCGGGCCTTCCGCCGCTTCGCCGGCCGGGCCGACACGCTGTTCATCGAGGACGGGCCGGTGCCCGACGGCGGGACGGCGCTGGTTCACTACGGCGTAGCGCATCTGCTGGATGACGCCGGCACTACCGTGCCGGAAAAGCATCACGAGATACTGCTGGCCGGGGCGTCAGCCTATTCCGCCATCGAATGGGCGGTGCACGCCGTCAACCGGGTCAACACCGGCGCCGACGTCGCCGGCGGTTACTTCCGCTGGGGTTCGGCTCGGCTGGCGTATTTCCAGTCAGCCCTGAAAACCCTGCGCTGTGGCCGGAAGGTGAGGGTGGGGTACGCGTACAACCCGGAAGGAATGGTTTCAAGTTTCGCCCCGTATCTTTCGTAG
- a CDS encoding YcfA family protein (PFAM: YcfA family protein~KEGG: swo:Swol_0794 hypothetical protein): MRLPRDIDGAELVALLKPFGYAVSRQSGSHLRLTSNFNGQEHHITIPNHKPVRVGTLNSILTDIAAYLSRDKEDLITTLFG, from the coding sequence TTGAGACTACCTCGGGATATCGATGGGGCCGAACTGGTCGCCTTATTGAAACCCTTCGGTTATGCCGTTTCCCGTCAGAGCGGCAGTCATCTCAGGCTCACCTCAAACTTCAACGGGCAAGAACATCACATCACTATCCCTAATCATAAACCGGTAAGAGTGGGCACTTTGAACAGTATCCTGACCGACATTGCCGCCTATCTGAGCAGAGACAAAGAAGACCTGATAACAACTCTTTTCGGTTGA
- a CDS encoding 2-oxoisovalerate dehydrogenase, E1 component beta subunit (KEGG: ttj:TTHA0231 2-oxoisovalerate dehydrogenase, E1 component beta subunit), with protein sequence MNEIIFLVEEAPEGGFIARALGHAIFTEADTFDDLKEQVRDAVRCHFGDETPPPLIRLHQVKEEVISV encoded by the coding sequence ATGAACGAGATTATATTTTTAGTTGAAGAAGCCCCCGAAGGCGGCTTTATTGCCCGAGCCTTAGGCCATGCTATTTTCACCGAAGCCGATACATTCGACGACCTCAAAGAACAGGTGCGTGACGCGGTTAGATGTCATTTTGGGGATGAAACTCCACCGCCGCTAATCCGTCTCCACCAGGTCAAGGAAGAGGTCATTTCCGTTTGA
- a CDS encoding conserved hypothetical protein (KEGG: dev:DhcVS_297 hypothetical protein), with product MLKAVGSQLNERKKMNLYKKLWSRLGGRPWTYIIRDLWHRFEWLWIIGLVSAGYWLGTRGYDHALALLIAFNLGYVAGHIFWGTEYVPGQKGEG from the coding sequence TTGCTGAAAGCTGTCGGCTCCCAATTAAACGAAAGGAAAAAAATGAACCTCTACAAAAAACTCTGGTCCCGCCTCGGCGGCCGCCCCTGGACCTATATCATCCGTGACCTGTGGCATCGCTTCGAATGGCTGTGGATTATCGGTCTGGTGTCGGCCGGCTACTGGCTGGGCACTCGCGGCTACGACCACGCCCTGGCCTTGCTCATCGCCTTCAATCTGGGCTATGTCGCCGGGCATATCTTCTGGGGTACCGAATACGTCCCCGGCCAAAAGGGCGAGGGCTGA